A part of Solenopsis invicta isolate M01_SB chromosome 2, UNIL_Sinv_3.0, whole genome shotgun sequence genomic DNA contains:
- the LOC105196444 gene encoding tetraspanin-9 — translation MSWRKFCLNIMGQDEKTNKFEIDTDDEVTESDETVSTEKSSRNIGTSHKLFYKWLPEGCLKFFFLLLNSVALLAGVTAITMSVLMLTDTNFTSRLVGQRLSMTILLILGVFVSFVAFTGIIAIAKKKEHFMIFYVICQSVALCAVFVSLTLSFPFFDKITKNIRNDMIDSMKSYHSLDWAPKAWDNTHKYLNCCGIRSSKDWLDYQMDIPRSCCATVIKQCLHMTEDVSYKSGCLRGAIELLKSYVQTASISTLVIFPLLLISVFLALGLRKGLKMNRLTRDEATY, via the exons ATGAGTTGGCgaaaattctgtttaaacatAATGGGCCAAGACGAAAAAACgaacaaatttgaaatagatACAGACGACGAAGTTACTGAAAGCGATGAAACCGTCTCGACGGAAAAAAGTTCCAGGAATATCGGTACTTCTCACAAACTATTTTACAAGTGGCTGCCAGAGGGATGCCTCAAATTCTTCTTCTTGTTGCTTAACAGCGTGGCACTC ctCGCAGGTGTAACAGCGATAACGATGTCTGTCTTAATGTTGACTGATACGAACTTCACATCTAGATTGGTGGGTCAACGGCTTTCCATGacgattttattaattctagGAGTGTTTGTATCTTTTGTAGCTTTTACCGGAATTATAGCAATTGCGAAGAAAAAAGAACACTTCATGATTTTC TATGTAATATGTCAGTCAGTCGCTCTCTGTGCCGTATTTGTATCGTTGACACTGAGTTTCCcgtttttcgataaaattacgAAAAACATTCGAAATGATATGATCGACTCTATGAAAAGTTATCATTCGTTAGATTGGGCTCCGAAAGCATGGGACAACACTCACAAATAT TTAAACTGCTGTGGAATTAGATCATCCAAAGATTGGTTGGATTATCAAATGGACATTCCGCGAAGTTGTTGTGCTACAGTAATTAAAcaa TGTCTGCACATGACAGAGGATGTGTCTTATAAATCTGGCTGCTTAAGAGGGGCCATAGAGCTATTAAAATCGTACGTTCAGACTGCCTCTATTTCCACGCTTGTCATATTTCCACTTCTG TTAATTAGCGTGTTTTTAGCGCTTGGTTTACGAAAAGGACTGAAGATGAATCGTTTGACAAGAGACGAAGCGACTTATTGA